The Coregonus clupeaformis isolate EN_2021a chromosome 13, ASM2061545v1, whole genome shotgun sequence genome includes a region encoding these proteins:
- the LOC121535251 gene encoding uncharacterized protein LOC121535251 isoform X1 has protein sequence MSKSCPELLREAANLIEEALSRSPTAPAAPVTPAAQSQQIPAAQSRTPVQAEVARLFAPYNIGARRNMTRRPAQVQVSRRSYTHTVCCLADHNADKIPSVLFKAELLTSGLGEQKVTFSGNDHDPMVITNKLMEVFPKLQQGGGFEFLKLVGSTRSLNLALLQCPSTGYTLAYLKDPSTMIGQATIYIRPLQQDLPLDCESSRPASGPVIPCITCQKEVPFSEMKLHRLSCNGTPMQESEREQEGGQSEENDSETALVSDSVPVRPETSAESAVVPAVIVNEELDRKETDSEWKLIKEPTQAAKVFKENLLREHATGKPLRMKMDVRDSEEDRERELLLFYKQQQEWACPLHCTLVGDVAIGEGVMRYFMTTIISKLQFGFSLDLGGMGRTLLFEGEPDHLVPAASEALIESNLFRVAGRMLGHTFLHDGPHVTGLSPAVIHVLFNGDPEMATVVTEECPDLHIRSIIELLEHEDLTPEQKDTVSDLSMSWDLPAVTKTNRRWLHNKLLLHAVVGRTMRQIKQLRKGLKDVMVWPLLTSRPDVVPLLFPKMAEMQFTPQMLLEKITWPVEDSDDEDFDLDTTCRITGFLRMFIETASSGTLAQLLTFWVGWEMLPPELRVEISGGTLPTSSTCFETLKLPAHFKLYMDFEKALVAAIKSTGFGLV, from the exons ATGTCTAAAAGTTGCCCGGAGCTGCTGAGAGAAGCAGCGAATTTGATTGAGGAAGCTCTGAGCAGAAGTCCAACGGCTCCCGCGGCACCGGTGACTCCGGCAGCTCAGTCACAGCAGATACCGGCCGCTCAATCACGTACACCTGTCCAAG CGGAGGTAGCAAGGCTCTTTGCGCCATATAACATTGGAGCCAGAAGGAATATGACGAGACGACCAGCACAAGTCCAAGTTAGCCGAAGaagctacacacacactgtctgttgtTTGGCTGACCACAATGCGGATAAAATTCCAAGCGTACTGTTTAAAGCTGAACTTCTTACTTCAGGACTTGGAGAGCAAAAAGTAACATTTTCAG gGAATGACCACGATCCCAtggttataacaaataaactgatGGAAGTGTTTCCGAAGCTCCAACAAGGGGGAGGCTTTGAATTTCTAAAACTTGTAGGATCTACTCGCAGTCTAAATCTTGCGTTGCTTCAGTGTCCCAGCACTGGATACACCCTTGCCTATCTGAAAGATCCATCGACGATGATTGGACAGGCTACAATCTACATACGTCCACTTCAACAGGATCTACCCTTAGAttgt gagAGCTCACGTCCTGCCTCTGGTCCAGTCATCCCCTGCATCACTTGTCAGAAGGAAGTTCCCTTTTCAGAGATGAAGCTGCACAGATTGAGCTGCAATGG GACACCCATGCAGGAATCAGAAAGAGAACAAGAGGGAGGCCAAAGTGAAGAAAATGATAGTGAGACAGCCCTAgtcagtgacagtgttccagtgaGGCCTGAAACATCAGCTGAGAGTGCAGTAGTACCGGCAGTGATTGTCAACGAGGAGTTGGATCGCAAAGAAACAGACAGTG aatGGAAGCTTATTAAAGAACCCACTCAAGCTGCCAAAGTTTTCAAAGAGAATCTGCTAAGGGAACATGCAACTGGGAAACCACTTAGAATGAAGATGGATGTAAGGGACTCTGAAGAGGACAGGGAACGGGAGCTTCTCTTATTCTATAAACAGCAGCAAGAATGGGCATGTCCACTTCATTGTACTCTGGTTG GTGATGTTGCTATCGGAGAGGGAGTGATGCGGTACTTTATGACAACAATCATATCCAAACTCCAGTTTGGATTCAGTCTAGATCTTG gaggaatgggccgaacACTGCTATTTGAGGGTGAACCTGACCATCTTGTTCCAGCAGCATCAGAGGCACTTATTGAAAGCAACCTCTTCCGGGTTGCAGGAAGGATGTTGGGCCACACCTTTCTGCATGATGGTCCCCATGTCACAGGACTAAGTCCTGCTGTAATTCATGTACTGTTCAATGGGGACCCTGAAATGGCTACTGTTGTTACAGAAGAGTGTCCTGATCTGCACATCAGGAGCATCATAGAACTG CTTGAACATGAAGATCTTACACCGGAACAGAAGGACACAGTTTCAGATCTTTCCATGTCTTGGGATCTTCCGGCAGTCACCAAAACAAATCGGAGATGGCTACATAACAAACTTCTACTCCATGCA GTCGTTGGGAGGACCATGCGCCAAATTAAACAGTTGAGAAAGGGACTGAAAGATGTGATGGTATGGCCCCTGCTGACATCTAGGCCGGATGTTGTACCACTTCTTTTCCCCAAAATGGCTGAAATGCAGTTCACACCCCAG atgctcctagAAAAAATCACATGGCCAGTTGAGGACAGTGATGATGAAGACTTTGACTTAGACACCACCTGCCGCATCACTGGCTTTCTAAGGATGTTCATTGAAACAG CTTCATCAGGTACCCTGGCCCAGCTGCTGACATTCTGGGTTGGCTGGGAGATGCTTCCTCCTGAACTGAGAGTGGAGATTTCTGGGGGAACCCTTCCTACGTCCTCCACATGCTTTGAAACCCTAAAGCTGCC
- the LOC121535251 gene encoding G2/M phase-specific E3 ubiquitin-protein ligase-like isoform X2: MKLHRLSCNGTPMQESEREQEGGQSEENDSETALVSDSVPVRPETSAESAVVPAVIVNEELDRKETDSEWKLIKEPTQAAKVFKENLLREHATGKPLRMKMDVRDSEEDRERELLLFYKQQQEWACPLHCTLVGDVAIGEGVMRYFMTTIISKLQFGFSLDLGGMGRTLLFEGEPDHLVPAASEALIESNLFRVAGRMLGHTFLHDGPHVTGLSPAVIHVLFNGDPEMATVVTEECPDLHIRSIIELLEHEDLTPEQKDTVSDLSMSWDLPAVTKTNRRWLHNKLLLHAVVGRTMRQIKQLRKGLKDVMVWPLLTSRPDVVPLLFPKMAEMQFTPQMLLEKITWPVEDSDDEDFDLDTTCRITGFLRMFIETASSGTLAQLLTFWVGWEMLPPELRVEISGGTLPTSSTCFETLKLPAHFKLYMDFEKALVAAIKSTGFGLV; the protein is encoded by the exons ATGAAGCTGCACAGATTGAGCTGCAATGG GACACCCATGCAGGAATCAGAAAGAGAACAAGAGGGAGGCCAAAGTGAAGAAAATGATAGTGAGACAGCCCTAgtcagtgacagtgttccagtgaGGCCTGAAACATCAGCTGAGAGTGCAGTAGTACCGGCAGTGATTGTCAACGAGGAGTTGGATCGCAAAGAAACAGACAGTG aatGGAAGCTTATTAAAGAACCCACTCAAGCTGCCAAAGTTTTCAAAGAGAATCTGCTAAGGGAACATGCAACTGGGAAACCACTTAGAATGAAGATGGATGTAAGGGACTCTGAAGAGGACAGGGAACGGGAGCTTCTCTTATTCTATAAACAGCAGCAAGAATGGGCATGTCCACTTCATTGTACTCTGGTTG GTGATGTTGCTATCGGAGAGGGAGTGATGCGGTACTTTATGACAACAATCATATCCAAACTCCAGTTTGGATTCAGTCTAGATCTTG gaggaatgggccgaacACTGCTATTTGAGGGTGAACCTGACCATCTTGTTCCAGCAGCATCAGAGGCACTTATTGAAAGCAACCTCTTCCGGGTTGCAGGAAGGATGTTGGGCCACACCTTTCTGCATGATGGTCCCCATGTCACAGGACTAAGTCCTGCTGTAATTCATGTACTGTTCAATGGGGACCCTGAAATGGCTACTGTTGTTACAGAAGAGTGTCCTGATCTGCACATCAGGAGCATCATAGAACTG CTTGAACATGAAGATCTTACACCGGAACAGAAGGACACAGTTTCAGATCTTTCCATGTCTTGGGATCTTCCGGCAGTCACCAAAACAAATCGGAGATGGCTACATAACAAACTTCTACTCCATGCA GTCGTTGGGAGGACCATGCGCCAAATTAAACAGTTGAGAAAGGGACTGAAAGATGTGATGGTATGGCCCCTGCTGACATCTAGGCCGGATGTTGTACCACTTCTTTTCCCCAAAATGGCTGAAATGCAGTTCACACCCCAG atgctcctagAAAAAATCACATGGCCAGTTGAGGACAGTGATGATGAAGACTTTGACTTAGACACCACCTGCCGCATCACTGGCTTTCTAAGGATGTTCATTGAAACAG CTTCATCAGGTACCCTGGCCCAGCTGCTGACATTCTGGGTTGGCTGGGAGATGCTTCCTCCTGAACTGAGAGTGGAGATTTCTGGGGGAACCCTTCCTACGTCCTCCACATGCTTTGAAACCCTAAAGCTGCC